The following is a genomic window from Cryptococcus neoformans var. neoformans B-3501A chromosome 12, whole genome shotgun sequence.
CGTTTCGCTGTTGGTGCTCTATTTATTTTAGGAACAAAACTGAATCCCATTCGGAGACATGACCGACGACAGCGACAGCGCGAATCTTTCTTAGACTCAAATTGGACCCTGTTTACCAGGGCAAGCAATGGCTACGCTATATAATTGTGAAAGAGAAATGTCGATAGAATCTAACAACACGTCCGGAATCTTTCACCTTCCAAAAAATCATCATAGGAGTTCATCAGCTCATCACAACTTACCATCGCGATGCCCATTGCCGAGGCCACCGACATCCTCTTTTCGCCCATTACTCTTGGAGCGATGAAGCTCCAACATAGAGTTGCTTTGGCACCCATGACCAGGAACAGAGCTGTTCCGTCAAATCTGAACCCCGGCACGTATGTCCCTTGCCCTCTTATGGCAGAGTATTACACCCAAAGGACAACGGAAGGAGGTCTGGTCATCAGTGAAGCATTGCCAATCTCTCTACAGGTGGATCTGCTTATTCCACCCCTTGCCAATGATCCACACTAATCACTTTCTACAAAGGCTGCTGATGCACGTGCGGTTCCTGGAATTTTCACTGAAGAACAGATTGAGGCCTGGAAACCGATTGTAGATGCTGTTCACCAAGCTGGAGGGATTTTCGTGGCCCAGCGTAAGTGTAAAATTATCATGGATTGCGCTCAGATCAGCTAACCTAGATGTCATTCAGTTTGGCACCAAGGACGTACAAGAATGGTCGAAAATGAATACGCAATCATATCATCTTCAGCTGTCCCTATAGTCAAGTCCTTTACTGGCTTACCGGGGCTTAAGCCTAGGCCTATGACGCTTGAAGATATTGAACGCGTCAAGAAGGAGTATGCTCAAGCGGCAGTGAACTGTATCAAGGCAGGCTTCGATGGAGTTGAAATACAGTAAGCAACGCCTTGACTCTAGATATGGTCGATATCACAGTGTTGACTGCATGGTGCGGCTGCAGCGGTGCCAATGGCTATCTGCCAGAGCAATTCCTTCACTCTAACATCAATCGGCGCGATGACAAGTACGGAGGTTCTCCTGAAAACCGCAATCGCTTCGTCCTTGAAATATGTCAAGCAGTCACTCGAGTTATAGGACCTGATCGTTTCGGTCTTCGGCTTTCCCCGTACGGATTTTTCAATGAAGCGCGAGGAGATAATAGAGTTGAACAATGGACGATGTTATGTCGGGATATCAAAGGCCTTGGATGGGCATATGTCCATTTCATGGAGCCTCGATATGATGAGATAAGGTCAGGTGCCGACAAGCTTGCTGAATTGGGAGAAAATAATGAAGACGTAACTTTGGATCCTTTTGTGAACGCTCTTGAAAATTGTATACCCGTCATTGTGGCCGGTGGATACGATGCTGACAATGTCAGGAAGTCAAGAGTTTTGGAGGATAAGGTAAACATTTCGCCCTTAAAACAGTATACCCCATAAGCTGACTTGTTTGCCTACGCAGAAAGCGGATGTTGTGGCTTTCGGGCGCTACTTCACTTCTAATCCAGACGTAAGTCTCATGACATCCAGTCGAGATTCGCATTACTGATCCAACCATCTTAGCTCGTCTATCGCCTAAAACACGATAAGCCTTTCGT
Proteins encoded in this region:
- a CDS encoding hypothetical protein (HMMPfam hit to Oxidored_FMN, NADH:flavin oxidoreductase / NADH oxidase family, score: 286.4, E(): 4.4e-83) translates to MPIAEATDILFSPITLGAMKLQHRVALAPMTRNRAVPSNLNPGTYVPCPLMAEYYTQRTTEGGLVISEALPISLQAADARAVPGIFTEEQIEAWKPIVDAVHQAGGIFVAQLWHQGRTRMVENEYAIISSSAVPIVKSFTGLPGLKPRPMTLEDIERVKKEYAQAAVNCIKAGFDGVEIHGANGYLPEQFLHSNINRRDDKYGGSPENRNRFVLEICQAVTRVIGPDRFGLRLSPYGFFNEARGDNRVEQWTMLCRDIKGLGWAYVHFMEPRYDEIRSGADKLAELGENNEDVTLDPFVNALENCIPVIVAGGYDADNVRKSRVLEDKKADVVAFGRYFTSNPDLVYRLKHDKPFVQYIRPRFYGPFPDPEVGYTDFPFCHELSGTPERKALLSSGTAKVLKVAEPGWQLSKSGIQLGGLFAAVTQD